The genomic interval GGCATCCCCGGCGGCGAACGGCATTGGCTCAGGGAGGAAAAGCCAGACCGCTTACCGCCAAGACTGTTGTGACCCTCAGCCGGGCGACAGGCGTGGTTCGCGATAATTGCGCGGCACCCATATGAACCTTCCGCCCGGCTTCAGGTTTCGGTTCAACGAATACCGTTGTTCGGCGCGCTGCCTGTGGCACCTTGTTCCTGGATTCTTTTCTGCAGTTCCGTTTCGGTAACTTCAAGGTAAACGGCAGGTTTCCCTTCGTCGTTCTGAACCTGCGCCTCTTCGGGTCGAATCATGACTTGCTTTGCGCCCAGTCCCAGAATCCCGCCGATGGACAGGTTGAGCGCGACAATTTCCTGATTGCCGTCGCGCATGATTGTTTCGACTTCGCCGATGTTGTTGCCGTCAACCGTATAGACATCTGCGCCCACCAGGCTTTCATTTATCGTCGTGGCCTGAGGAGTCGGTGCGGTAACGCCTGCGCCCGGCTGCGCCTCCACACCCGGCAGCGCCTCCGCACCCGGCTGTGCCTCCTGGGCAATGGCGGGTGATACCGCCAGCGCCAGCGCGGCAAGGCCGGCTGCCAGTACGTTTTTCGCATCGTTGCGCTTGTTCGTACCCATGGTCTGATATCCTTTCAAAGTCGTTTCGACATTCCTGGTAACGCCCCGGCCTCGTCGTTCCTGCCGTATTGCAGCGCAGTCGTTTTGGGGCCGGATTGACCGAAGCAGCAGTCCACTCATCATCACTGACGTCTAGCGGCTTTATTTATTCGCCACCGCAGGATGGAAAATCTCCGGCCATGGAATAATCACAGCGTGAAACTGCCCGCATTCTGGAATCAACCGTCGCAGCGGTGCCGATAAGAGCCGTTTTAGTCGATACAGGTCAGCCGCGCCTTGCGGTTCTGAATGTCCCAGGAAGAGGGGAAAGTGGTGCGGCGTGTTCGGGGCATGTCAAGAAAATGAGCAAGTAGAGCAGGACCTTAAACAGGCAGCGTTACGTGTCCAGATCATCGTCACGGAAGGCGACGTTTCGTGATCTCACAAGGAGACGATAAAAATGCTGGACAGGTTTGGCCAACAGTTACCGCGTTACATTCCTGAAATGCGGCGGTATGCGAGGGTGCTATTGGGGAGTTCGACGGAGGTGGACGATCTCGTCCAGGAAACACTGTGCCATGCCCTGCGAAAGCGCCATGTTTGGGACAGTGTCCGAAATATCAAGGCATACCTCTTTACAATGCTGCACAACCTTCACCTTGATCGCGCCGGAATGGTGTCGCGGCGCGGACGACAGGTCCCGATGGAGGACGTGGAATGGCATTTACAGTGTCCGGAACAACAGCCCGATCCGATTGTCTTGCGAGATCTGGAACGCGGCCTGATGGACCTGCGGCAAGACCAGCGTCAGGTCGTTATTATGATCGGCGTTGAAGGCATGAGCTACAGGGACGTCGCGAAATCACTCGATATTCCGATTGGAACAGTTATGTCCCGCCTGTCGCGCGGTCGCGAGGCGTTGCGAAAGAGTATGGAAGGCAGCGTCGACCCGAATATCCATCTGGCCCGCTAGGTTTCTCGCAGGGAGCCAGACTACGGAAGCCAAATGACACATACGACGTCCAATATAGGTCACATCATTGTAGAGCGTGATATTCACGCCTACGTCGACGACGAGCTGTCTTCCGGCCGGCGAGCCCTGGCCGAAGCGTATTTGGCGGCGCATCCCGACAGGTTACGCTGCGTCGAGGCATACCGGATGCAAAATGCCCGATTGCGCCTTTTATCAGCGCGAGTTGCGTCCGACCGCCCTGGCGGTGTTGCAAAACGCATGGCCGGCGGCAAGGCTCCCTTGCCGATCCGGTAAATCAATCTTCGATTTCCCGATCGAAAAAGAACGCTACGGACGCACTGCCGTATGCGGCGACTGTTCGACAGGCGCAGGCGATGGCGCGGTATCGGACGCCGCCAAGTCTATTTTTTCAGGTCTGGCTCCGTACAGTGCTTCAATTCCTGAAATATCGCCCGGTTGCAGGTCACGGAAGGATTCGCGATAGGTGAACGACATCATCTGGCCGGATGCGCCGGCATGATCGAGCCCAATGGCGTGTCCTATTTCATGAATAAAAGTATAGCGCAGATCATAGACCGTAAGGTCGCCATCGAATCCGACTTTCCATTTTATCAGAGGATTGAGGCAGATCAGCGACCTGTGAATTGTGCCGATACCTGCGCCCTGCGCTTCGCTGGAGTCAACATTGGCAAAGGCGAACCGTCGGGGCGTCGATTGGGCTCCAATCTGTATCTGCGCTGTGGCCTGATCTTCTGTTTCCACAAAAGAAATATTTGCGGCATTTTCCCATGCTGCAAAGGCGGCGTTCACTTCCTCACGTAACACATCCGCCGAAATACCAGAAGTTGCCAGCAAACCGTCGAGCGAAGTCATCCGGCTGCAGTTTAATGTCGCTGGATGTTCGACAGGTTTTACGACGTATGCATATGTGACTTTGGCGCCTGAACCTATCGCCGGATCACCCCATTTGACTTGTTTCCCGAATTTTTCCAACAATCGAAAGTTGTCCAAGGCAAATGCATTCGTTCCGGGCCACAATGTTGCGGCAATGACGGCGGCCACCAAAATCGTGGTGAAATTATATGCTCTCACTGTTTTTCATCCATTTTTCGCATAAAAAAAGGCTCGGTGGCTGACCCGGACGAAGCCAGCCGGCAAAACCTGTATCAGTTACAATATGCTGATTATTTACGCAATAACGTAGTGTTAACAAACGTATACTTCCCGGCAGGCCGAGGGGCACGCCACAAAACATGCCACAAGCAGGTCACAATGGGAAGGCGCCGTCGCCGGCGGAAGGAACGCTCCGATTACCCAGGGCGATCAGGGGATTCATGCCGTTGAAAAGCAGGAGAAAAAATTGGAAGACTGAGTACCGGTTACGGGAACCC from Alphaproteobacteria bacterium carries:
- a CDS encoding RNA polymerase sigma factor → MLDRFGQQLPRYIPEMRRYARVLLGSSTEVDDLVQETLCHALRKRHVWDSVRNIKAYLFTMLHNLHLDRAGMVSRRGRQVPMEDVEWHLQCPEQQPDPIVLRDLERGLMDLRQDQRQVVIMIGVEGMSYRDVAKSLDIPIGTVMSRLSRGREALRKSMEGSVDPNIHLAR
- a CDS encoding PRC-barrel domain-containing protein encodes the protein MGTNKRNDAKNVLAAGLAALALAVSPAIAQEAQPGAEALPGVEAQPGAGVTAPTPQATTINESLVGADVYTVDGNNIGEVETIMRDGNQEIVALNLSIGGILGLGAKQVMIRPEEAQVQNDEGKPAVYLEVTETELQKRIQEQGATGSAPNNGIR
- a CDS encoding matrixin family metalloprotease — encoded protein: MRAYNFTTILVAAVIAATLWPGTNAFALDNFRLLEKFGKQVKWGDPAIGSGAKVTYAYVVKPVEHPATLNCSRMTSLDGLLATSGISADVLREEVNAAFAAWENAANISFVETEDQATAQIQIGAQSTPRRFAFANVDSSEAQGAGIGTIHRSLICLNPLIKWKVGFDGDLTVYDLRYTFIHEIGHAIGLDHAGASGQMMSFTYRESFRDLQPGDISGIEALYGARPEKIDLAASDTAPSPAPVEQSPHTAVRP